In the genome of Mercurialis annua linkage group LG8, ddMerAnnu1.2, whole genome shotgun sequence, the window CGTTGTCCTTTCTTTTTCCTTGAAGTACGTTAAGTTTGTTGTTATGTATTGTTTTTTTTGTGCGCTATGTTTAATGTTTTGATTGAGACGCTTGTTTCAAAATCGAGGACGGTTTTGTTtctaagttggggagaatgtaatgcCCGTACTTTTCCTTCATGTTCTCGTTGTCTTATTGACTTATTTCGAATTGTTATGTGTTGGGAATAGCATATGAGATACATTGATTGTGTCTTGATGGGTGACATATGGGCATCCGTTTAGTCTTAAAGTACCTTATgatgatttgatttatttttgagTTCTACCGAAACAATGTTCGCATGTTTTCAAATCTgtcatgctttagtaaaacgtccatatctcccaattgcatcGTCGGATCAGGCCACTGTTTGGATGTGTTGTTCCAGAGAGATTTTACTAAACACTAGTCGGTTGGATCATCTTTTCAAGATATAGACAATAGTCTATGGAGGACAGACGATCGTTTGTCTTTTACTGAAATTCTGCGTGAGCTAGACGAGCTGCCAGACAATCGTCTAATGCGGAAAAACTGCATTAAAAAGCTGAGTTGTGCCTTATGCaaaataaaaaccctaaaatcgTTTTTCTTCTTTCCCTCAGCCCCCACTCGACCACAAACCCCTATTTTCATTTAGGCACTCATTGCCTTTAATGTTGCATCAATCATCTGTGCTCTCAATCATTTGGTAAGTGTTTTAATCTTCATTTCATCATTCCAATTCATGGTTTATGCGATTGAATTGTTTGAGTATTCATTTGGTCCTTTGGTTTCATTGTTGTAGCAATAGATCCATATCATTATTCAGTTTTCCTTACTCTTTTGGATTGCTAAGGTAATTAATCCTTTCTCTTCTCAATTGTTGCGAATCATATGTGTTGTGGTTATCGTTTGGATTTCATATCTTGATGTTGGTTGTTGTGGCATGTAATTGGATATATATGGGCTGTTTTGTTTATGATATATGATTGGTATGCCATATTTCATTATCTATACTTGTTGGGTAATTGTTGTAATTGATTATACTCTTTTGATTTGAATCGTTTATGAAATTTATGGTTTCAATTGGATTGAATGTTAGGGCTacccattttaaattttaccgTGAGGTTGTTGTTTGATTTCCAATGTTGTGGATTAAAGTTAAGGAGGTTATGAGATTTGATTATTGATGTATTATATTGTTATACCTTGTACCGTTGATTCATATGCTTTAGATTGATTTTTGTATCCGAATTGCGTTACCCATTTGGAAGTTCATAAGTGGTTTAAAataatggatttgttttggataTTGTAATTTGTGGATTTTTTAGAATTACCAAGTATGTTATAGGGTTATTTTGTCCATTTTTGCGATTCTTAAATGTTGAACTATTTATTGATGTTTGGAGTttaagtttggtgatttttaattaagttGGCATGTGGATGAATGCATATAAACTATTTTGGCTTATTCTAAAAGTTATGGCTGttttgtataatatttttatagtaatGTTATACTTGGTTTATGGTGTTCATTTCATGTTGGATTATTGTGTATTTCATCAAACACTTGTTATGTGTTAATTAATTGTTGGTTAAGCGATATTAAGTTTCTTGTTTTTCAAACTtagtttgaattattatttgattccagattttaaacatttatttataaCTTGGTAATGTTTGGTCGGGTTAAACATGGATCGCCCGACATATGAGAAGAAGTTGAGCGGCTTtgatgactcggctaactcagtATCTTGGGACTTTAATctagatttaatattttaaacttagtTATATGAgctccggattatgttttcaataGGGAACTCAATTAGGCTTAACTTATTATTTGACTATGGTATTACTTTGGCTATGGAATGTTTACGTTGATAGTTATGCTTTAGCTTATACTTTGGACTGTGGGTTGTGATActggtcctatgtggtgtctactTATAGTTAGGAGTTGAGTTGATTTTAAACTATGCTTTGTTTCTAGACTCGTCGTTTGTTCATGCTTCAAAGTCGGAGCAGGTTTAGTTGCTTTCTAGTGTTTCATGTGGATTCGCAAGTAGTGaatttatatctctatttatcgctttattaagtaaattgtgtattttaatatataaatgtttacGAACTGGTTTTAAgtcattatggatctggattggaacaagctactcgataggctcgTATCGAGACTTCGTGAACTAGTAAGTACTAtaggatcggcagactaatgtctttcTTATGCTGGGATTTGACGAGAATTTGTTCATGTCCACTTTGGGAATCGGTGTGACACGCCACACTTATGCTAGGATCATTCCAATACTGTTTCcattatgttatatatatatgtacgaAATTGCTTtaaggttttaaaggtttttacttaataaatgtaaattgtTGTATGagctcatctcagtatatctgaccccgttgttttcccccatttccaggtttatgattttgtaGCGTGTTGAACCTCCATCTTTGTTGATTTCCTCCGAGGCttacattttgttttaaataaagttATCGGGCTTATTTACACATTAGACCACAGTACTACTAGTATGTCTTTACACTTTATGTCTTATACTGATTtggtttatttatataattggtATATTGTTGGAGTCTCAGATTGAGCCGAGCATTTGGTAATATAAttgttgttagacttaggttggagtctcggttgcccccgagcattggtttcttgcaggttttgTATGTTTGTATGTTTATCCGCGagactagctacgggttttggtactaccatacccataccctagcgccggtcacgatctctGAAATTAGGTAGTGACATTTTATGTTACcgatatatatgtatatggaACTGGCAAATTATGATATATGAGGCAAACATATGCCCTATAATGTGATTACTTAAAtactgtttttttatatatgatgCAAGTATATTACAATATGTTTAAATACCGCTCCCATTCTATAGTGTCGTTCTCGATCCGAGATATTGGGCCGTTAcaaccctagtgcacaattatgcaggtgttttaaaaggtttaaagCAGATTATTTCAAATGAGAAACTGAGTCATTTTAAAccaatttgtttttaatgtaagtatacctagacaaTAACTTTATAATGCAAAAAAAACCTTCGAGGACAAACTGCAATCAATTTTAGAAGAAAGATAAAGTATTTAAGAAGGGTAGTTAGAGttgttatattttgaatatataaagTATGAATAAACCATGAAAGATAAACTAATTTTACTATGATCTaagagtataaaacagtttgactAGTCTTATTAGAAGCAAAGAATCTCGCGCCCTTTTTCATTCTGCTCCActaatacgtacccttgagatcatgctacatcttagtagaactcGGATGAACACAATAGGCTTAATTATGCGCTTCCTCTAGAATCTTGTCTCTCAGGCCATCGGAAActggaacgcacagtctagaaccatAACTGAAAACTCCATCCACAATCAGAAAGTCAGAATTCCCATCCTGAAGAACCTCATCCATAatttgtttcaattgtggatcttcagcttgtaaagctttaatcttATCAATAAAAAATGGTTTCACTTGCAAGTGTGCTAACAAACTGCCACcttgagaaacctgaaaactgAAACCTGAAGCcaacaaactatgccactcgCAAACCATGGGTATACGCCCAACCTCataaatatgagccaaactgcccgaagacttacAACTCAAAGCATCGGCTAACcatattagccttacccggatggtactgaatggAACAATCGCAGTCCTTCAGTAACTCTAACCATCTTcgctgtctcagattcaactcacgCTGATTAAAGATGTACTTTAGACTCTTATGATGAGCAAAGACCTCACAAGttgcaccgtacaaatagtgccttcaaattttcaaagaaaaaacCACCGTATGATCTAAGAGTATAAaacaattttcaaattttccgATTAGTATTCTAAAAAGGGCAAAATCTTCCTGGTGCAGAGTCATTGTAATATCCACATCATGACCAACAAATAACTGATAGATAAACAAT includes:
- the LOC126661764 gene encoding uncharacterized protein LOC126661764 produces the protein MASDCRRQAVYKLQHYLYGATCEVFAHHKSLKYIFNQRELNLRQRRWLELLKDCDCSIQYHPGFSFQVSQGGSLLAHLQVKPFFIDKIKALQAEDPQLKQIMDEVLQDGNSDFLIVDGVFSYGSRLCVPVSDGLRDKILEEAHN